CCCGGCTGCCGATGCCACATCGAAGTATACCCGTCTGCCTGCCATGAAAACCTGAGTTATGAAATTATTATTTAGTACGGTAATTAAGCTCAACATTTATTGTGCATGAGTTTATATTAAACTACGCCATTTATGCCAGCTCAGGCGAAATATGGCACGCATCTTGCACGTCATAAGGCAAGTGAGTAGGATGTATGACAGGTGCATTCGCTTATTGATGGGCCAGCACATAATCGTTTGAATTCCTGACAGCTCAGCAGCCAAAGGAGGGCGATGTCTGATGCGAGCGTTAATTATCGCCGCGATATTGATTGTCTGCTGCGGTCCGGCGATGTGCCAGGCAATAGGCGCACAGCAATATAGTGCACTTGTTATGGGACAGCCGGTAGATATAGGTGACCCGAGCGCATGGGTCTACACACTGACAAACACAAGCGCGAGCGCAAACTATACAATCTGGCTCCTTGCGATCGAAGTTGACGAATCGACGGACGTTCTCAATGTGTCTTCACCGTCGGGATGGGCATGTGACACCAGCGTGCCTCACTTCATCAGTTGGATGTATGTGACGAATGAGCTATACGCTGGGGAGAGTGAGAATGGGTTCCAGGCGGAGTATAGTGCTGCGCCTGCATATCAGTCATGGACAGTAATGTTCAATAACATCGATAATCCGGGTGAAAGCCCGAGTGAGTTCGGCGTGCTGGAGACGGCTGTGCCGGAACCTGCTAGTATGATTGCTATGTTGGTGGGGATTACATCCCTTGTCGGAGTAAAGATGCGAAGGCGAGTCTAGTGTGATGATAGCCCGGTTAATAATGCCGGGCTATCTTATCATATTTACTGACCGTTTCTGAGCAGTGAGTTGATATCTATTATCACACCATTGCCTGCACCGCCGGAGACGGTCGGAACATGGCCGTCCCACTTCTCTATCCATTCGCGCGCAAGCACTTTTGAACCACCTTGCGCCTGAAGCGCCTGTGCATTTAGTTTGGCTGCTTCCGCCGCGCCCTTTGCCATAGTTACTTCAGTCTGCCTTTCCAGTTCCGCCTTCTGCAAAATGTATTTCTGTTTCTCAGCCTCCTGCTGAGCGACCTGTTTAGCCTCAATTGCGGCATTAAATTCAGTTGAGAAATTGAAGTTTGTTATGGAGAGCCCCGCCGGCTCAACAATTAAATCATATACACTCAGACGTTTGGTGATATCTTCTTCGACACCGGTCTTAACGGCCGCTCTATGCTTAATAAGTTCTTCAGCCGTATACTGGGCAGTCACCATCTTAATGGACTCCTGCACAGCCGGATCGATTATTCTCGACTTATAGTCAATTCCCACAGATTTATAGAGATCACCCACGCGTGCTGGGTCTATGTGAAAGTTAAGCGCCAGCGATGTTGTTACTATCTGCAAGTCCTTGGATGCTGCAGTCGCCTCTGAGGCTTCTTTTTGTGTCCTGACTTCCATAAGTTCAACTGAATTTACATACGGGACGATGAAACTTATACCTTCGTTCAGCGTTCCCCTTACAGCTCCGAAACGCATCTTTACACCGCGGTAACCTGCAGGCACGATGACGATGGATGCTGACAGCAAGCCGCCGATCACCATTACAATGGCCAGAATCCTGGTTGCCCATGCCCAGGGTCTCAAATTGATATTATCGCTGGTTTCCTTGTGAAAGCGTCTGAGCATAAACGAGACCATAAATAAGATCAAACCAAGCCATACAAATCCCATTACCATCCTCCTTGCGACCACAGTTTGTCGCAGAATATAATTCGTCGTTGTTTTGCACTAGTCCTTTAGGATGATTTCAAGAATCTACTTGAAAAAATGGCCTGTGATCCAGATCACAGGCCATAAGAACACTATACTATATAAAAAACAGGTTATGCCTTCTTGCGTCGGGCTATGCTAAATCCACAAGCCAATATGCCGCTCATAATGACTATGATTGATGACGGTTCGGGAACAGTTGCATCCAGAATAAGTTTTGCCGAAGAAAGGATGCCATATGGGTTCGTGCCCGTAGCGCCGCCTGCGATATTCGATGGCACAAATTCCACATAAATAGTACCTTTGCCATCCAAGAGAAAGTCCCAGGGCACTACATTGTATCTGTCGAACGGCTCAAAAGCATCGGTTTGTGAAAAGCTCTCACAACTTGGGTATGTTGTTGTGCCCAGTGTAGATGTGCCTGCATCCCAAGCCGTGCTGCTGCTGGGTCCATTTATTCCTATATAAAACATACCGCCCCAAGGGCCGCTGAAACCTTCCGTCAAATTATAGTAGTATCCGGGATAAACCGCGCCGGACCACTCAATACTCATGCCGGATATGCTAGTAAACTCCCGGCCAAAGTCAATGTTGAAATATCTGGCAGACCCATAATAATATCCTGCTGCGGGGATCGTCAGTTCATATGTTCCTGCATATGCAATCCCGACACTGCAGGCAATAAGCAGTAACACTGCAACTAACATCATTTTTCTCATACTTTTACCCCTTCCAATATTATCGATCTTTTGCTTTTCATTCTATTGCAATATATATTATTAGTGCTTGGTTGTCAACGGTTAATTTATATGATTTATTGTATGAATGCTTATCTAACCCGGATTATGCATAAAGCGCATAATCCATGTCTCCGGGAGCATTATTCACGTTTCTCGTGAATAATGCGGGCTAACACCATAGGGCAGACAAACCGATAATACCTTTAGAACTCCGTAATTTTACGGGTATGCAAAAGAATGGGGTAACTCTCATGAAAGCGATAATATTGGCGGGTGGAAGACCAACACAGTTCCATTGCTATGCGTCCGATTGTCCGAAGCCGATGGCTCCATTGTTCGACAGACCAGTGATGGAACACACCATAAATCTGCTCCGCAAGCACGGTATAGAGGATATAATAGCTGCCATATCGCGAGATGGGCAGGATATAATAGATTACTTTGGCAATGGTGCCCGCTGGGGCGTGAATATCAACTACTGCATAGAAAATGAACCTCTTGGGACGGCTGGAGCCGTGAAACAGGCTCGAAAGATGATCGACGGCACATTTTTAGTCATTCATGGCGACATAGTGACCGATTTCGATCTTGCCGACGCAATAAGGAAGCACAAAAAGTCCTCCGCAATCGCCACTATCTTGCTTGCCGAGGTCAATGAACCGACTCAGTTCGGCGTTGTCGGGTGTGATGAGTCAGCTAATGTGACACGGATTCTTGAGAAGCCCAAATCGACCGAAGTATTTACAAATATGGTCTCGACCGGTATATATATACTCGAACCCGAAGTGATGAGCTGTATACCTTATGATGCGTCATGCGATTTTTCCAGAAAAGTTTTCCCGGCGATGCTTGCGAACCGTGAGTCGATTAAAGCATTATCGCCTGCCGGATACTGGTGTGACGTGGGAGATGCGGGTCAATATCGAAACGTACATTTCGACGCACTGACAGGAAAACTAATGCTCGATCTGCCGGCCACGCACATAGGCGAGGGGATATGGATTGGTGAAAGGGCTGTTGTGGACCCGAGTGTGGAGATATCCGCGCCGGTCTACATAGGCGCTGGTGCCAGTATCGGAAGAGGCGCAATAATCGGCAGCCGCACAGTGGTTGGTGAAGGCAGTGTGGTCGATGATTATGCACAAGTCTCGCACAGCGTAATTGGGAGTGGCTCATTTGTCGGTCGCGATTGCCGCATCAGCAGTTGCATTGTGGGCGGCGGCTATAGTATCACTGAAGGCGATGGGCTATCTGATCAGATGTTGATTTCCAATA
The nucleotide sequence above comes from bacterium. Encoded proteins:
- a CDS encoding NDP-sugar synthase, which produces MKAIILAGGRPTQFHCYASDCPKPMAPLFDRPVMEHTINLLRKHGIEDIIAAISRDGQDIIDYFGNGARWGVNINYCIENEPLGTAGAVKQARKMIDGTFLVIHGDIVTDFDLADAIRKHKKSSAIATILLAEVNEPTQFGVVGCDESANVTRILEKPKSTEVFTNMVSTGIYILEPEVMSCIPYDASCDFSRKVFPAMLANRESIKALSPAGYWCDVGDAGQYRNVHFDALTGKLMLDLPATHIGEGIWIGERAVVDPSVEISAPVYIGAGASIGRGAIIGSRTVVGEGSVVDDYAQVSHSVIGSGSFVGRDCRISSCIVGGGYSITEGDGLSDQMLISNIHYSKPTVESSPTIPTTPSKRGMESRKIEAGVVIRRE
- a CDS encoding PEP-CTERM sorting domain-containing protein (PEP-CTERM proteins occur, often in large numbers, in the proteomes of bacteria that also encode an exosortase, a predicted intramembrane cysteine proteinase. The presence of a PEP-CTERM domain at a protein's C-terminus predicts cleavage within the sorting domain, followed by covalent anchoring to some some component of the (usually Gram-negative) cell surface. Many PEP-CTERM proteins exhibit an unusual sequence composition that includes large numbers of potential glycosylation sites. Expression of one such protein has been shown restore the ability of a bacterium to form floc, a type of biofilm.) → MRKMMLVAVLLLIACSVGIAYAGTYELTIPAAGYYYGSARYFNIDFGREFTSISGMSIEWSGAVYPGYYYNLTEGFSGPWGGMFYIGINGPSSSTAWDAGTSTLGTTTYPSCESFSQTDAFEPFDRYNVVPWDFLLDGKGTIYVEFVPSNIAGGATGTNPYGILSSAKLILDATVPEPSSIIVIMSGILACGFSIARRKKA
- a CDS encoding prohibitin family protein, which codes for MGFVWLGLILFMVSFMLRRFHKETSDNINLRPWAWATRILAIVMVIGGLLSASIVIVPAGYRGVKMRFGAVRGTLNEGISFIVPYVNSVELMEVRTQKEASEATAASKDLQIVTTSLALNFHIDPARVGDLYKSVGIDYKSRIIDPAVQESIKMVTAQYTAEELIKHRAAVKTGVEEDITKRLSVYDLIVEPAGLSITNFNFSTEFNAAIEAKQVAQQEAEKQKYILQKAELERQTEVTMAKGAAEAAKLNAQALQAQGGSKVLAREWIEKWDGHVPTVSGGAGNGVIIDINSLLRNGQ
- a CDS encoding PEP-CTERM sorting domain-containing protein, whose translation is MRALIIAAILIVCCGPAMCQAIGAQQYSALVMGQPVDIGDPSAWVYTLTNTSASANYTIWLLAIEVDESTDVLNVSSPSGWACDTSVPHFISWMYVTNELYAGESENGFQAEYSAAPAYQSWTVMFNNIDNPGESPSEFGVLETAVPEPASMIAMLVGITSLVGVKMRRRV